A window from Schistocerca gregaria isolate iqSchGreg1 chromosome 8, iqSchGreg1.2, whole genome shotgun sequence encodes these proteins:
- the LOC126284817 gene encoding protein lethal(2)essential for life-like: protein MALTPMIRHLLDDVDRQMSLFDQNFGLGLTHDDLLFPRLSVVPALSGYYRPWRHLAARNSGVSTIQNNKDGFKVNLDVQQFKPEELTVKVVGDSVVVEAKHEERQDEHGYISRHMQRRYLLPKDVVTEQVQTQLSSDGVLTITAPKKALPPAEGGERVVQVVQTGAPAVTNQQQGGEKMEQ, encoded by the exons ATGGCTTTGACACCGATGATCCGCCACTTGTTGGACGATGTTGACCGTCAGATGTCATTATTTGACCAGAACTTCGGCTTGGGGCTGACACACGACGACTTGCTTTTCCCTCGTCTGTCTGTCGTTCCTGCTCTGTCTGGTTACTACAGACCATGGCGTCATTTGGCAGCTCGTAACTCCGGTGTGTCTACCATCCAGAACAACAAAGATGGGTTCAAG GTTAATCTAGACGTCCAGCAGTTCAAACCGGAGGAACTGACGGTAAAGGTGGTGGGCGACAGCGTGGTGGTAGAGGCAAAACACGAAGAGCGTCAAGATGAGCATGGTTACATATCGCGCCACATGCAGCGTCGTTATTTGCTGCCGAAGGACGTAGTGACCGAACAGGTGCAGACACAACTGTCATCAGACGGTGTACTCACaatcacggcaccaaagaag gcTCTCCCTCCAGCAGAGGGCGGTGAGCGTGTGGTACAAGTTGTGCAGACCGGTGCTCCAGCAGTTACCAACCAGCAGCAGGGAGGAGAGAAGATGGAGCAGTGA